The Methylomusa anaerophila genome has a segment encoding these proteins:
- a CDS encoding SLOG domain-containing protein encodes MKVYVVDPKITLGHNVVALAFYNTCRIELEKHVETTSIMTEIVMESAKPTDQDVMVFFNRADQAYPEYFISFLQDVLRTGCGVFPVAIAENHRYPPEIASSHQSYDVAEQLQQRKLTTSQIETVAVALARTVVSRLQPSLTKHNMKLFLSHRRFDGEKIAGAFHDELQVRMQHVFRDLNAVLVGEEAQEIIERNLCKSDAVVFLDTPRCGESEWVALELRIALARHLPIVWIKIGPNNGRAGLTVVPAGEPHFNRPDIDTKTRNVGSGFVDDVIHKAFEISREYAKNVFGHLRRVRTLADEGSIELKELSFQHLTYQVQIPRRNFRYFQRPMTHVVGFYGRIPQDDDRLSFLNNLEQLGYKPHPVLGHFYDAALMLAPVALQSNQVLVRQPHLVDSCAEYVNSLEKYLRSLSQQTSPQKRGIIISGAFPDCEPEHQQHLTDAIYAFTQAILDREGIVIFGAHPTFQHLIFDMARQRRPDDFVQSVHMYASKYFVTDAAIDEFKKHATTIATEVVGKDRAKSLTTMRRAMIQDKEAAAMVVMGGKTNRADIPPGVDEEIELAKAAGLPVFIIGSVGGRAAELASLLDADNWKEKPNHLSPAFNHELMVSLDYSLMAKEILDKLGL; translated from the coding sequence ATGAAAGTATACGTTGTAGACCCTAAAATAACCCTTGGTCATAATGTTGTTGCTTTGGCCTTTTATAACACGTGTCGTATTGAACTGGAAAAACATGTTGAAACAACATCCATCATGACTGAAATTGTTATGGAATCTGCTAAACCGACAGATCAGGACGTAATGGTTTTTTTTAACCGTGCGGATCAAGCCTACCCAGAGTACTTCATTTCGTTCTTACAGGACGTATTACGGACCGGATGCGGCGTTTTCCCGGTCGCTATAGCGGAGAATCACCGCTATCCGCCGGAAATCGCGTCTTCGCATCAAAGTTACGATGTTGCCGAGCAGCTTCAACAACGTAAGCTTACTACTTCGCAAATTGAGACGGTAGCGGTGGCTTTGGCAAGAACAGTTGTTTCCCGCTTGCAACCATCATTGACGAAACATAACATGAAGCTTTTTTTAAGTCATCGCCGTTTTGACGGGGAAAAAATTGCCGGAGCTTTTCACGATGAGTTGCAAGTTAGGATGCAGCACGTATTTCGTGACCTTAATGCCGTACTTGTCGGGGAAGAGGCCCAGGAAATAATTGAACGCAATCTTTGCAAAAGCGACGCGGTTGTTTTTCTGGATACACCCAGGTGTGGAGAGTCTGAATGGGTGGCCCTTGAATTACGAATCGCACTGGCGAGGCACTTACCAATAGTATGGATAAAAATTGGTCCGAACAATGGACGGGCGGGATTGACGGTTGTTCCGGCGGGTGAGCCTCACTTTAACCGGCCGGACATTGACACCAAAACCCGCAATGTGGGGTCTGGGTTTGTTGATGATGTTATTCACAAGGCCTTCGAAATTTCACGCGAGTACGCAAAGAACGTATTTGGCCATTTGCGGCGGGTGCGGACTTTGGCTGATGAAGGCAGCATTGAGTTGAAGGAATTGAGTTTTCAGCATCTTACATATCAGGTTCAGATTCCAAGGCGGAATTTCCGTTATTTTCAGCGGCCTATGACCCATGTGGTCGGTTTTTACGGCCGTATTCCGCAAGACGATGACCGACTAAGCTTTTTAAACAATTTAGAACAACTGGGATATAAACCTCATCCGGTCTTGGGGCACTTTTATGATGCAGCGTTAATGCTGGCGCCGGTAGCATTGCAGAGCAACCAGGTTCTTGTCCGGCAGCCGCATTTAGTAGATTCTTGCGCTGAATACGTGAACAGCCTGGAAAAATATTTGCGTTCATTGTCCCAACAGACATCTCCTCAAAAGCGAGGTATTATCATTTCTGGTGCATTCCCGGATTGCGAACCGGAACATCAGCAGCATTTGACGGATGCGATTTATGCATTTACTCAGGCGATTTTGGACCGGGAAGGAATTGTCATTTTTGGGGCGCATCCGACCTTTCAACATCTAATTTTCGATATGGCTAGACAAAGAAGGCCAGACGACTTTGTACAGTCTGTGCACATGTATGCCTCAAAGTATTTTGTCACCGATGCCGCTATTGATGAGTTCAAAAAGCATGCCACGACTATTGCCACCGAGGTTGTTGGCAAAGACCGGGCGAAGAGTCTGACAACAATGAGAAGGGCTATGATCCAGGATAAAGAGGCTGCAGCAATGGTTGTTATGGGCGGAAAGACAAACCGGGCGGATATTCCTCCCGGTGTAGACGAAGAAATTGAATTGGCGAAAGCTGCCGGTCTGCCGGTTTTCATCATAGGTTCCGTCGGGGGACGGGCTGCGGAACTGGCTTCGCTGTTAGATGCCGACAACTGGAAAGAAAAGCCGAATCACCTATCGCCAGCGTTTAATCACGAATTAATGGTTAGTTTGGATTACAGCTTAATGGCCAAAGAAATACTTGACAAATTAGGACTATAA
- a CDS encoding NUDIX hydrolase yields the protein MYNLHNISALRKSLPAVLAIRQPGLGNEGDYIQAAITVPLIEKEGELAVLFEVRSQAVARQPGDICFPGGKIEANDVGPLAAAVRETSEELGVPAENIRILGALDYLISPIGVALYPFVAELSLPQNFTLSTGEVAEVFMVPLTYLLNAKPLVTEMEMATKPINGFPFDLLAENYPRGYRRRATYPVLFYKYDKYVIWGLTARVLEGFLKICRTIV from the coding sequence ATGTATAATCTACATAACATAAGTGCATTGCGAAAGTCGCTGCCGGCGGTACTGGCAATTCGCCAACCGGGCTTAGGCAATGAAGGTGATTATATTCAGGCGGCGATAACAGTACCGCTAATCGAGAAAGAAGGGGAACTTGCCGTGCTGTTTGAGGTCCGTTCCCAGGCTGTGGCCCGGCAACCGGGGGATATTTGTTTTCCGGGGGGGAAAATTGAAGCAAATGATGTCGGCCCATTGGCGGCAGCAGTACGGGAAACTAGCGAGGAATTGGGCGTACCGGCGGAAAACATTCGCATATTAGGGGCCCTTGATTATTTGATCAGTCCCATCGGGGTTGCTCTCTATCCTTTTGTTGCCGAACTGTCTTTGCCGCAAAATTTTACTCTCAGTACCGGCGAGGTAGCCGAAGTGTTTATGGTGCCGTTGACTTATCTTTTGAATGCCAAACCTCTGGTTACCGAAATGGAAATGGCCACAAAGCCAATCAACGGATTTCCTTTCGACCTTCTGGCGGAAAACTATCCCCGCGGTTACCGGCGGCGGGCCACCTATCCTGTGCTGTTTTACAAGTACGACAAGTATGTAATCTGGGGCCTTACCGCCAGGGTTCTGGAGGGTTTTTTGAAAATATGCCGGACTATAGTATAA
- a CDS encoding DEAD/DEAH box helicase, whose amino-acid sequence MTGSFEKLGLIPTLAAGLKKAGIETPTAIQAEAVPPAVAGRDVVGQSATGTGKTLAYLLPLMQKIDTAKRETQAIILAPTHELAMQIQRQTELMAQQAGLAVTSTPVIGNVNITRQIEKLKDKPHIIVGSSGRILELIQKRKIAAATVKTIVLDEVDRLLNDQNIDSVRAVIKTTQRDRQLLLFSATVPPAAVDKVKDLLQDPVIVRIEKQTSIPADISHIYLVAEHRDKIEMLRKLVRHLNVARGLVFINQSDNIEIMTAKLNYHGLKAAGLHGNSAKESRKKAMDDFKSGRAQLLVASDLAARGLDIPGVTHVFNLDLPDDAQAYLHRVGRTGRAGQSGAAVSIVTRQETLRLQKYAKALNINILAKNLARGTVVDV is encoded by the coding sequence ATGACAGGATCCTTTGAAAAACTGGGTCTCATCCCAACGTTGGCGGCAGGGCTTAAGAAGGCGGGGATTGAGACGCCGACAGCGATACAGGCGGAGGCCGTTCCGCCGGCCGTCGCCGGCAGGGATGTTGTCGGACAATCGGCCACGGGAACTGGCAAAACCCTGGCTTATTTACTGCCGCTCATGCAGAAAATAGATACGGCCAAGCGGGAAACGCAGGCCATCATTTTGGCGCCTACCCATGAGCTGGCGATGCAGATCCAGCGTCAGACGGAACTGATGGCCCAACAAGCTGGCCTGGCTGTAACCTCGACGCCGGTCATCGGCAATGTCAATATTACCCGGCAGATTGAGAAACTGAAAGACAAACCGCATATTATCGTCGGTTCCAGCGGCAGGATATTGGAACTCATTCAAAAACGCAAGATAGCGGCAGCAACCGTTAAAACCATTGTTTTGGATGAGGTTGACCGGCTGCTGAATGACCAGAACATCGACAGCGTCAGGGCCGTCATCAAGACAACCCAACGGGACCGGCAGTTGCTGCTGTTTTCGGCAACCGTCCCACCGGCAGCGGTTGATAAAGTAAAAGACCTCCTGCAAGATCCGGTTATCGTCCGGATTGAGAAGCAAACCAGCATTCCGGCGGATATCTCCCATATATACCTGGTGGCCGAACACCGGGACAAAATTGAGATGCTGCGGAAACTGGTCCGGCATCTTAATGTGGCGCGGGGATTGGTTTTTATCAATCAGTCCGACAATATTGAGATTATGACTGCGAAACTTAACTATCATGGACTCAAGGCCGCGGGACTTCATGGCAACTCGGCAAAAGAAAGCCGTAAAAAAGCCATGGATGACTTTAAAAGCGGCAGAGCGCAGCTCTTGGTAGCATCCGACTTGGCAGCGCGGGGTCTTGATATTCCTGGGGTAACCCACGTCTTCAATCTGGACCTGCCGGATGACGCCCAGGCTTATCTTCACCGGGTGGGCAGGACCGGCCGGGCCGGTCAAAGCGGCGCTGCCGTCTCAATCGTGACCAGGCAGGAAACCCTTCGTCTGCAGAAGTATGCGAAGGCCCTTAATATCAATATTTTGGCGAAAAATTTAGCGCGGGGTACAGTGGTTGATGTATAA
- a CDS encoding ferritin-like domain-containing protein — MQYYGERKCCDPRKLKRSLCLILEALGDEVSDRAFYQCLIKIAPDCDQQEIIKSIRDDEIKHFKMFRRIYREITCEQPVPDQQEKFEEPESYCAGIQKAIFGELNAVEVYREIMFGLCTRRHRDMLFEIITDEIKHSVKWNFLYTKNCCECGCD; from the coding sequence ATGCAATACTATGGCGAGCGCAAGTGTTGTGACCCCAGAAAGCTTAAACGTTCTCTCTGCCTGATCCTGGAAGCTTTAGGGGACGAAGTTAGTGACCGGGCCTTTTATCAGTGCCTGATCAAGATTGCGCCGGACTGTGATCAGCAGGAAATTATTAAATCCATTAGGGATGACGAAATTAAACATTTTAAGATGTTTCGCAGGATTTATCGGGAAATAACATGCGAGCAGCCGGTGCCAGACCAGCAAGAAAAATTTGAAGAGCCTGAAAGTTATTGTGCCGGAATTCAAAAAGCAATCTTTGGTGAGCTTAATGCGGTGGAAGTCTATCGCGAAATAATGTTTGGACTTTGCACGCGGAGACATAGGGATATGCTATTTGAAATCATTACGGACGAAATCAAGCATTCCGTCAAGTGGAATTTCCTATACACCAAAAATTGTTGTGAATGCGGATGCGATTAA